Proteins co-encoded in one Paraburkholderia edwinii genomic window:
- the nuoN gene encoding NADH-quinone oxidoreductase subunit NuoN yields MQNAPLSALLPDALVMAAVVVAWLNDTFVGPAGRRTTYLIALFSTLVAGIWFATLALDPVQHYYFTRMYIVDPFASVMKAVVTLGYTVSIIYSRKYLEDRNLFRGDFYLLGMFSLLGQLIMISGNNFLTLYLGLELMSLSLYAVIALRRDASQSNEAAMKYYVLGALASGFLLYGISMIYGATGSLELNEVLKAVASGRINDVVLLFGVIFIVAGIAFKMGAVPFHMWVPDVYQGAPTAMTLIVGGGPKVAAFAWGLRFLVMGLLPLAVDWQEMLIILAALSLIVGNITGIVQRNVKRMLAYSAISNMGFVLLGLLAGVVDGKTSAAASAYGSAMFYSIVYLVTTLGSFGVVMLLGRKDFEADTLDDFKGLNQRNPVYAFVMMVMMFSLAGIPPTVGFYSKLAVLEATMNAGLTWLAVLAVITSLFGAFYYLRIVKLMYFDEPQDTTVIAADSSKRLLLALNGVAVVVLGIVPGPLMTVCLQAISHTLPL; encoded by the coding sequence ATGCAAAACGCCCCTTTGAGTGCTCTGCTACCCGACGCGCTGGTGATGGCCGCGGTTGTCGTCGCGTGGCTCAACGATACGTTCGTCGGCCCGGCCGGCCGGCGCACCACGTATCTGATCGCGCTATTCTCGACGCTTGTCGCCGGCATCTGGTTCGCGACGCTTGCACTCGACCCGGTTCAGCACTACTACTTCACGCGCATGTATATCGTCGACCCGTTCGCGAGCGTGATGAAGGCGGTGGTGACGCTCGGCTACACGGTCTCGATCATCTACTCGCGCAAGTATCTCGAAGACCGTAACCTGTTCCGCGGCGATTTCTACCTGCTCGGCATGTTCTCGCTGCTCGGACAGCTGATCATGATTTCGGGCAATAACTTCCTGACGCTGTATCTGGGCCTCGAACTGATGTCGCTGTCGCTGTATGCGGTGATCGCGCTGCGCCGCGACGCATCGCAGTCGAACGAAGCGGCGATGAAGTACTACGTGCTGGGCGCACTCGCATCGGGCTTCCTGCTGTACGGCATCTCGATGATCTACGGCGCGACTGGTTCGCTCGAGCTCAACGAAGTGCTGAAGGCAGTCGCATCGGGCCGCATCAACGACGTCGTGCTGCTGTTCGGCGTGATCTTTATCGTCGCGGGTATCGCCTTCAAGATGGGCGCGGTGCCGTTCCATATGTGGGTGCCTGACGTGTACCAGGGCGCGCCGACCGCGATGACGCTGATCGTCGGCGGCGGGCCGAAGGTGGCCGCGTTCGCGTGGGGCCTGCGCTTCCTCGTGATGGGCCTGCTGCCGCTCGCGGTGGACTGGCAGGAGATGCTCATCATCCTCGCGGCGCTGTCGCTGATCGTCGGCAATATCACCGGTATCGTGCAGCGCAATGTGAAGCGGATGCTCGCGTACTCGGCGATCTCGAACATGGGCTTCGTGCTGCTCGGTCTGCTCGCGGGCGTGGTCGACGGCAAGACGTCTGCCGCAGCAAGCGCATACGGTTCGGCCATGTTCTACAGCATCGTCTACCTCGTGACGACGCTCGGCTCGTTCGGTGTCGTGATGCTGCTCGGCCGCAAGGATTTCGAAGCCGACACGCTCGACGACTTCAAGGGCCTCAACCAGCGCAACCCGGTTTACGCGTTCGTGATGATGGTGATGATGTTCTCGCTCGCCGGCATCCCGCCGACGGTCGGCTTCTACTCGAAGCTGGCCGTGCTCGAGGCGACGATGAACGCCGGCCTCACGTGGCTCGCGGTGCTCGCGGTTATCACGTCGCTGTTCGGCGCGTTCTACTACCTGCGTATCGTCAAGCTGATGTATTTCGACGAGCCGCAGGACACGACGGTGATCGCCGCCGATTCGAGCAAGCGCCTGCTGCTTGCGCTGAACGGCGTTGCGGTGGTCGTACTCGGCATCGTGCCGGGCCCGCTGATGACGGTCTGCCTGCAGGCTATCTCGCACACGCTGCCGCTTTAA
- a CDS encoding DUF2818 family protein, with translation MSAAGWFIVLLALVGANLPFANQRLFAVVPMKAAKKSAWIRIGEMIVLYFIVGAFGFMLEARAGNRFEQGWQFYAITFSLFVVFSFPGFAFQYLVKRR, from the coding sequence ATGTCGGCAGCCGGGTGGTTTATCGTGCTGTTGGCGCTGGTCGGCGCCAACCTGCCGTTCGCTAACCAGCGTCTCTTTGCGGTCGTGCCGATGAAGGCCGCGAAGAAGAGCGCGTGGATCCGAATTGGTGAAATGATCGTGCTGTATTTTATTGTCGGCGCGTTCGGCTTCATGCTCGAAGCGCGTGCCGGCAACCGTTTCGAGCAGGGCTGGCAATTTTACGCAATTACTTTCAGCCTGTTCGTCGTATTCTCGTTTCCTGGTTTCGCGTTTCAATATCTCGTCAAACGGCGCTGA
- a CDS encoding NUDIX domain-containing protein: MAERTGHPEQHHLEHHAALNETRVSSKQVYKGPFMTVNLDVVRLPDGKEATREYVVHAGAVMVIPLLDDGRVLLERQYRYATGKVMIEYPAGKLDPNEDELTCAKRELEEETGYTAREYIYLTRIHPIISYSTEFIDIYLARGLTAGEQKLDEGEFIETFTATVPEVSEWIRSGELSDVKTIIGTFWLEKFLSGTWAVPAPVEG; this comes from the coding sequence ATGGCTGAACGTACCGGACATCCGGAACAGCATCATTTGGAACATCACGCCGCCCTGAACGAAACGCGCGTGTCGAGCAAACAGGTGTACAAGGGGCCGTTCATGACGGTCAACCTTGACGTGGTGCGCCTGCCCGACGGCAAGGAAGCGACGCGCGAATACGTCGTGCATGCGGGCGCGGTGATGGTGATTCCCTTGCTCGACGACGGCCGTGTGCTGCTGGAGCGGCAGTATCGTTACGCGACCGGCAAGGTGATGATCGAATATCCGGCCGGCAAGCTCGATCCGAACGAGGACGAGCTCACCTGCGCGAAGCGCGAGCTCGAAGAGGAAACAGGCTATACGGCGCGCGAATATATTTACCTTACGCGCATCCATCCGATCATTTCCTACTCGACCGAGTTTATCGACATCTACCTCGCGCGCGGCCTGACGGCGGGCGAGCAGAAGCTCGACGAGGGCGAGTTCATCGAGACCTTTACCGCGACGGTGCCCGAGGTATCGGAGTGGATCCGCAGCGGCGAGCTCAGCGACGTGAAGACGATCATCGGCACGTTCTGGTTGGAGAAATTCCTGTCCGGCACGTGGGCCGTTCCGGCCCCCGTCGAAGGCTGA
- a CDS encoding DUF1178 family protein: protein MKVLDLQCPHGHRFEGWFASAEDFESQAAKHLVECPICGAKEVSRLPSAPRLNLSGASGAQPGAAANASPAQQEWQARAMRALREVLEKTENVGDRFAEEARRIHYNEAPARNIRGVTIPEDAKALVEEGIDVMPLPLPAALKEPLQ from the coding sequence ATGAAGGTCCTCGATTTACAGTGTCCGCACGGCCATCGGTTCGAAGGGTGGTTCGCTTCCGCTGAAGACTTCGAATCGCAGGCGGCCAAGCACCTTGTCGAATGCCCGATTTGCGGCGCCAAGGAAGTGAGCCGTTTGCCGTCCGCGCCGCGCCTCAATCTGTCGGGCGCAAGCGGCGCACAACCGGGCGCCGCAGCCAATGCATCACCCGCGCAGCAGGAGTGGCAGGCGCGGGCAATGCGGGCGCTGCGCGAAGTGCTGGAAAAGACTGAGAATGTGGGCGACCGCTTCGCCGAGGAAGCGCGGCGCATTCACTACAACGAAGCGCCCGCACGCAATATTCGCGGTGTGACGATACCCGAAGATGCGAAAGCCCTGGTCGAAGAAGGCATCGACGTGATGCCGCTGCCGCTTCCCGCCGCGCTGAAAGAGCCGCTGCAATAA
- a CDS encoding acyl-CoA dehydrogenase family protein has protein sequence MDLNYTPADNAFRAEIRAWLEAHLPHALSDKVLRHKRLNRDDYASWHRIAGARGWSAPAWPAEFGGPGWNATQRHIWDEECARIGAPMVLPFGVSMVAPVLMKYGSDAQKQRYLPRILDGTDWWCQGYSEPGAGSDLASLRTRAERRGDHYLVNGQKTWTTLGQHADMMFCLVRTDGDAKKQEGISFLLIDMKSPGITVRPIITLDEEHEVNEVFFEDVEVPLENLVGEENRGWTYAKYLLGHERTGIARVANSKRELAFLKRLALAQKKNGKPLLHDPVFAAKVASLEIDLIALDVTVLRVVANETQGRGPGPEASLLKVKGTEIQQGLTELMFEAIGPLAAPFDVPFLEGERARSVTGDDDAAPLAAYYFNYRKTSIYGGSNEIQKNIIAQMMLGL, from the coding sequence ATGGACCTGAACTACACGCCCGCCGATAACGCATTTCGCGCCGAGATTCGCGCGTGGCTCGAGGCGCATCTTCCGCATGCACTGTCCGACAAGGTCCTCCGGCACAAACGTCTGAATCGCGACGACTACGCGAGCTGGCACCGGATAGCCGGCGCGCGCGGCTGGTCCGCGCCGGCGTGGCCGGCCGAATTCGGCGGCCCCGGCTGGAACGCGACGCAGCGCCATATCTGGGACGAGGAATGCGCGCGCATCGGCGCGCCGATGGTGCTGCCGTTCGGTGTATCGATGGTCGCGCCGGTATTGATGAAATACGGCAGCGACGCGCAAAAGCAGCGCTATCTCCCACGCATTCTCGACGGCACCGACTGGTGGTGCCAGGGCTACTCGGAGCCGGGCGCCGGTTCGGACCTCGCATCGCTGCGCACGCGCGCCGAGCGCCGCGGCGACCACTACCTGGTGAACGGCCAGAAAACCTGGACCACGCTCGGCCAGCACGCGGACATGATGTTCTGTCTCGTGCGTACCGATGGCGATGCGAAAAAGCAGGAGGGCATCTCGTTCCTGCTGATCGACATGAAAAGCCCCGGCATCACGGTGCGGCCGATCATCACGCTCGACGAAGAACACGAAGTCAACGAAGTCTTTTTCGAAGACGTCGAAGTGCCGCTCGAGAATCTTGTCGGCGAGGAAAATCGCGGGTGGACTTACGCGAAGTATCTGCTGGGCCACGAGCGTACGGGCATCGCGCGCGTCGCGAATTCAAAGCGTGAGCTTGCATTCCTCAAGCGTCTTGCGCTCGCGCAGAAAAAGAACGGCAAGCCGCTGCTGCATGACCCCGTGTTCGCCGCAAAGGTCGCGAGCCTCGAGATCGATCTGATAGCGCTCGACGTCACGGTGCTGCGCGTCGTCGCGAACGAAACGCAGGGGCGCGGGCCGGGACCGGAAGCCTCGCTGCTGAAAGTCAAGGGCACGGAGATCCAGCAAGGCCTGACCGAACTGATGTTCGAAGCGATCGGTCCGCTCGCCGCGCCGTTCGACGTGCCGTTTCTCGAAGGCGAACGCGCACGCAGTGTGACCGGCGACGACGATGCCGCGCCGCTTGCCGCGTACTACTTCAACTATCGCAAGACGTCGATCTACGGCGGCTCGAACGAAATCCAGAAGAACATCATCGCGCAGATGATGCTCGGACTTTGA
- a CDS encoding acyl-CoA dehydrogenase family protein — protein MDFTFNDEQQQLANALRRYLDKEYGFDARRAIIESDAGVSSAHWAGFAELGLTALPVPEAQGGFSGNAIDMLVVMQELGRALAVEPYWATVVGVEALRLAGGGGEDDNTLLESVAQGVLKLAVAFHEPDARYDLFAVNTKVTHQGGQYKLDGTKSVVQHGAQADYWIVPALVNTGEIALFIVARDAAGVDITDYRTIDGQRAATLKFTQTPARALKGVHAGAATLERIADYATVLLCAEALGALDALNAATVEYTKTRQQFGVPIARFQALQHRMVEMMMHTEQARSLTYLAAVRYAANADDDERRRAVSAAKARIGQAARFVGQQAIQLHGGMGMTNEVMAAHLFKRLSIIETTLGDVDHHLARFAALPGFAAVD, from the coding sequence ATGGACTTCACGTTCAACGACGAACAGCAGCAGCTCGCGAACGCGCTGCGCCGGTATCTGGACAAGGAGTACGGCTTCGATGCGCGCCGCGCGATCATTGAATCGGACGCGGGCGTGTCGAGCGCACATTGGGCCGGATTCGCCGAACTCGGATTGACCGCGTTGCCGGTGCCCGAAGCGCAAGGCGGATTTAGCGGCAATGCGATCGATATGCTGGTCGTCATGCAGGAGCTGGGCCGTGCGTTAGCGGTCGAGCCGTACTGGGCGACCGTGGTAGGTGTCGAGGCGCTGCGGCTTGCGGGCGGCGGCGGTGAAGACGACAACACGCTGCTCGAAAGCGTCGCACAAGGCGTACTCAAACTCGCCGTCGCGTTTCACGAGCCGGATGCGCGCTACGACCTGTTTGCCGTCAATACGAAGGTCACGCACCAAGGCGGCCAATACAAACTCGACGGCACGAAGTCGGTCGTGCAGCATGGCGCACAAGCCGATTACTGGATCGTCCCCGCTCTCGTGAATACCGGCGAAATCGCCTTGTTCATCGTTGCGCGCGACGCGGCCGGTGTCGACATCACGGACTATCGGACCATCGACGGCCAGCGTGCCGCAACGCTCAAATTCACGCAAACGCCCGCGCGCGCGTTGAAAGGTGTACACGCCGGCGCGGCGACGCTCGAGCGCATCGCGGACTACGCCACTGTCCTGCTATGCGCCGAAGCGCTCGGTGCGCTCGATGCGCTGAACGCGGCCACCGTCGAATACACGAAAACGCGCCAGCAGTTCGGCGTGCCGATCGCGCGCTTCCAGGCGCTGCAGCATCGGATGGTCGAGATGATGATGCACACCGAACAGGCGCGTTCGCTCACGTATCTGGCGGCGGTCCGCTATGCCGCGAACGCCGATGACGATGAACGGCGCCGTGCCGTGTCCGCCGCGAAGGCGCGTATCGGGCAGGCCGCGCGCTTCGTCGGCCAGCAGGCGATCCAGCTGCACGGCGGCATGGGCATGACGAACGAAGTGATGGCGGCGCATCTGTTCAAGCGCCTATCAATCATCGAAACGACGCTTGGCGATGTCGACCATCATCTCGCACGCTTTGCCGCGCTGCCCGGTTTTGCCGCCGTCGATTGA
- a CDS encoding MaoC family dehydratase, with product MGISYEDFEVNKAYEIGEHTFTRDEIVAFARQFDPQPFHVDEEAAAASAFGTLVASGWHTCSVMMGLLVRNALGGSTSMGSPGIDDIRWLKPVRVGDTIRMTSTVLDKRVSASKPDRGIVTTQWTGMNQRGETVITVRAKGIYGLHNPGAAA from the coding sequence ATGGGGATCAGCTACGAAGATTTCGAAGTGAACAAGGCATACGAAATCGGCGAGCACACTTTCACGCGCGACGAGATCGTCGCGTTCGCCAGGCAGTTCGATCCGCAGCCGTTTCATGTGGATGAAGAAGCGGCCGCCGCATCGGCGTTCGGCACATTGGTCGCAAGCGGCTGGCACACGTGCTCGGTGATGATGGGGCTGCTTGTGCGCAATGCGCTGGGCGGCTCGACGTCGATGGGCTCGCCCGGCATCGACGATATCCGCTGGCTCAAGCCCGTGCGTGTCGGCGACACGATACGCATGACGTCGACCGTGCTCGACAAGCGTGTGTCGGCGAGCAAGCCCGACCGCGGCATCGTGACGACGCAATGGACCGGCATGAACCAGCGCGGTGAGACCGTGATCACCGTGCGCGCCAAAGGCATCTACGGCTTGCACAATCCAGGAGCGGCCGCATGA
- a CDS encoding MaoC family dehydratase — MTANANILPIDSADGVRALIGAAPRVSAWVEIDQASVDRFAEATGDRQWIHVDPQRAQRESPFGGPIAHGFLTLSLIPVLLERTLPLKQRFGVNYGLNRVRFTAPLPVGSQVRASFAVASATDAEQGGLQVVWNVTLERQGSERPVCVAEFITRHYF; from the coding sequence ATGACGGCGAACGCGAATATCCTGCCTATCGACAGCGCCGACGGCGTGCGCGCGCTGATCGGCGCCGCGCCGCGCGTGAGCGCATGGGTCGAGATCGATCAGGCGAGCGTCGATCGGTTTGCGGAAGCGACCGGCGACCGTCAGTGGATTCATGTCGACCCGCAGCGTGCGCAACGCGAATCGCCGTTCGGCGGCCCGATCGCGCATGGATTTCTGACGCTGTCGCTGATACCCGTATTGCTCGAGCGCACGCTGCCGCTTAAACAGCGCTTCGGCGTGAATTACGGCTTGAATCGCGTGCGTTTTACGGCGCCGCTGCCGGTCGGCTCGCAGGTGCGCGCGAGCTTTGCCGTCGCGAGCGCGACCGACGCGGAGCAGGGCGGCCTGCAGGTCGTCTGGAATGTGACGCTCGAGCGGCAGGGCAGCGAACGGCCCGTGTGCGTCGCCGAATTCATTACGCGCCACTATTTCTAG
- a CDS encoding acyl-CoA dehydrogenase family protein: protein MNFDYTPKVQALCEKLLAFFDEHIYPNERAFAAEIALNRQNGNAWVPTELIETLKQRARDAGLWNLFLPDSQRGAGLTNLEYAPLCEIMGRVPWAPEVFNCNAPDTGNMETLERYASEENKREWLEPLLQGQIRSAFLMTEPEVASSDATNIQTRITRDGDSYVINGHKWWSSGAGDPRCKLFIVMGKTDPDAPRHQQQSMILVPSDATGITVHRPLTVFGYDDAPHGHMEITLDHVRVPASNLLLGEGRGFEIAQGRLGPGRIHHCMRLIGLAERALELMSKRVLQRVAFGKPIAAQTVTQERIAEARCMIEQARLLTLKTAYMMDTVGNKGARGEIAMIKVVAPNMACQVIDWAIQAHGGAGMSDDFPLAYAYTTARWLRFADGPDEVHRNAIAKLEFAKYAQEGAGSSPAPG from the coding sequence ATGAATTTCGACTACACCCCGAAAGTGCAGGCGCTGTGCGAAAAACTGCTCGCCTTTTTCGACGAGCATATCTATCCGAACGAGCGCGCGTTCGCCGCCGAAATCGCGCTGAACCGGCAGAACGGCAACGCGTGGGTGCCGACCGAACTGATCGAAACACTGAAGCAGCGTGCGCGCGATGCGGGCCTATGGAACCTCTTTCTGCCCGATTCGCAACGCGGCGCCGGACTGACGAATCTCGAATACGCGCCGCTTTGCGAGATTATGGGACGCGTGCCATGGGCGCCCGAAGTGTTCAACTGCAATGCGCCCGACACGGGCAATATGGAAACACTCGAGCGTTATGCCAGCGAAGAGAACAAGCGCGAATGGCTCGAGCCGCTGTTGCAAGGACAGATCCGCTCCGCGTTTCTGATGACGGAGCCGGAAGTTGCGTCATCGGATGCAACCAACATCCAGACGCGCATCACGCGCGATGGCGACAGCTATGTGATCAATGGGCACAAATGGTGGTCTTCGGGCGCAGGCGACCCGCGCTGCAAGCTCTTTATCGTGATGGGCAAGACCGACCCCGATGCGCCGCGCCATCAGCAGCAGTCGATGATCCTCGTGCCGTCGGACGCGACCGGCATTACCGTGCATCGGCCGTTGACGGTGTTCGGCTACGACGACGCGCCGCACGGCCACATGGAGATCACGCTCGATCACGTGCGTGTGCCGGCGTCGAATCTTTTGCTCGGCGAAGGACGTGGCTTCGAGATCGCGCAAGGCCGGCTTGGACCGGGCCGCATTCACCACTGCATGCGGCTGATCGGTCTCGCCGAACGCGCACTCGAACTGATGTCGAAACGCGTGCTGCAGCGTGTTGCATTCGGCAAGCCGATCGCCGCGCAAACGGTCACCCAGGAGCGTATCGCGGAAGCGCGCTGCATGATCGAGCAGGCGCGACTGCTGACGCTGAAAACCGCGTACATGATGGACACGGTCGGCAACAAAGGCGCACGCGGCGAGATCGCGATGATCAAGGTCGTCGCGCCGAACATGGCGTGTCAGGTGATCGACTGGGCGATTCAGGCGCACGGCGGAGCTGGCATGAGCGACGATTTTCCGCTCGCTTATGCGTACACAACCGCACGCTGGCTGCGCTTCGCCGATGGTCCCGACGAAGTGCATCGCAATGCGATCGCCAAGCTCGAGTTCGCGAAATATGCGCAGGAGGGTGCGGGTTCGAGTCCCGCACCGGGCTAG
- a CDS encoding phosphotransferase produces the protein MRQTTTPNAAPGSTDYSAFIGTRPVNDQQRVDAGALTAWLASHVDGFKGPLTIEQFAGGQSNPTFKLITPSRAYVMRTKPGPAAKLLPSAHAIEREYRVMHALRDTDVPVAQMLALCEDESVIGRAFYLMEFVDGRVLWDPSLPGMTGEQRAAIYDEMNRVIAALHAVEPANVGLTDYGKPGNYFTRQIGRWSKQYLASETEPIDAMQRLIDWLPQHIPNESASHVSIVHGDYRLDNLIFDAREPRVLAVLDWELSTLGDPLADFAYHCMAWHVDPAQFRGIAGLDWRALGIPDEAAYVERYCARTGFEIRGDWNFYLAYNMFRIAAILQGIMKRVVDGTAASAQALDAGRRARPMAELAWRYAQKVR, from the coding sequence ATGCGGCAAACAACGACGCCCAATGCGGCGCCTGGCAGCACCGACTATTCCGCATTTATCGGCACACGGCCGGTGAACGACCAGCAGCGCGTCGACGCCGGCGCACTGACTGCATGGCTCGCCTCGCATGTCGACGGCTTTAAAGGGCCGCTCACCATCGAGCAGTTCGCGGGCGGCCAGTCGAACCCGACGTTCAAGCTGATCACGCCTTCGCGCGCCTACGTGATGCGCACGAAGCCGGGCCCGGCGGCAAAGCTGCTGCCATCGGCGCATGCAATCGAACGTGAATACCGCGTCATGCATGCATTGCGCGACACCGATGTGCCGGTCGCGCAGATGCTCGCGCTATGCGAAGACGAAAGCGTGATCGGCCGCGCGTTCTATCTGATGGAGTTTGTCGACGGCCGCGTGCTGTGGGATCCATCGCTGCCCGGCATGACAGGCGAACAACGCGCCGCCATCTACGACGAGATGAACCGCGTGATCGCGGCGCTTCATGCCGTCGAACCGGCAAACGTCGGACTGACCGACTACGGCAAACCGGGCAACTACTTCACGCGGCAGATCGGCCGCTGGAGCAAGCAATATCTCGCGTCCGAAACCGAACCGATCGATGCGATGCAACGGCTGATCGACTGGCTGCCACAGCATATTCCGAACGAAAGCGCGTCGCACGTGTCGATCGTGCATGGCGATTACCGGCTCGATAATCTGATCTTCGATGCACGGGAACCGCGCGTGCTAGCGGTACTCGATTGGGAACTGTCGACGCTCGGCGATCCGCTCGCCGACTTCGCGTATCACTGCATGGCGTGGCATGTCGATCCCGCGCAGTTTCGCGGCATCGCAGGTCTGGACTGGCGCGCGCTCGGCATTCCCGACGAAGCCGCGTATGTGGAACGTTATTGCGCGCGCACGGGCTTCGAGATTCGCGGCGACTGGAACTTTTACCTCGCGTACAACATGTTCCGCATCGCGGCGATTCTGCAGGGGATCATGAAGCGCGTCGTCGACGGCACCGCGGCCAGCGCGCAGGCACTCGATGCGGGCCGCCGCGCGCGGCCGATGGCCGAGCTCGCCTGGCGCTACGCGCAGAAGGTGCGCTGA
- a CDS encoding histidine phosphatase family protein gives MPQYQLPKRRRIYLMRHGDVTYFDGSGRMIDPDTVPLNADGREQASAAGRAFAEQQIRFDRVIASGLPRTVETAQRVLNETRQQIDIELEPAWLEIRGGKLGGIPDTDIEAAFLGIFDGIVPENTQFLGGETIGALFDRVLPALGALRDDKTWDCVLLVLHGGVNRAILSHALSAGGRTFYGHLSQATGCINALDVGDAPRDWVLRLINHSPPSPLHRDIRNTTMEMLYAQFSQYKKQS, from the coding sequence ATGCCTCAATACCAATTACCGAAACGCCGCCGGATTTATCTGATGCGGCATGGAGACGTCACCTACTTCGACGGCTCGGGCCGCATGATCGACCCGGACACGGTGCCGCTTAACGCGGACGGCCGCGAACAGGCGAGCGCGGCGGGCCGTGCGTTCGCCGAACAGCAGATCCGCTTCGACCGCGTGATCGCCAGCGGCCTGCCGCGCACCGTCGAAACGGCGCAGCGCGTGCTCAACGAGACGCGCCAGCAGATCGACATCGAGCTCGAGCCCGCGTGGCTCGAAATCCGCGGCGGTAAACTCGGCGGCATTCCGGACACCGATATCGAAGCAGCGTTTCTCGGCATCTTCGACGGCATCGTCCCTGAGAACACGCAGTTTCTCGGCGGCGAAACGATCGGCGCGCTGTTCGATCGGGTGTTGCCCGCGCTTGGCGCGCTACGCGATGACAAAACCTGGGATTGCGTACTGCTCGTGCTGCACGGCGGCGTGAATCGCGCGATCCTGTCGCACGCGCTTTCCGCTGGCGGCCGCACGTTTTATGGACATCTTTCGCAGGCGACGGGCTGCATCAATGCGCTCGACGTCGGCGACGCGCCGCGCGACTGGGTGCTGCGTCTGATCAATCACTCGCCGCCGTCACCGCTGCATCGGGACATTCGCAATACGACAATGGAAATGCTGTACGCGCAGTTCAGTCAATACAAGAAGCAGAGTTAA
- a CDS encoding oxepin-CoA hydrolase, alternative type: protein MTAELLAARPAESESTLVLTLSNPGARNALHPDMYAAGIEAIETAERDASVRAIVLTGADQFFCAGGNLNRLLENRAKDPSVQARNIDLLGEWIATLQASTKPVIAAVEGAAAGAGFSLALACDLIVAADDAKFVMSYARVGLTPDGGASWFLTRALPRQVATEVLIEGKPIGAARLYELGVVNRLAKPGAVRDTALAWADELGKLSPNATTRIKALIGAAGTQPLDAHLVAERDSFVASLQHRDALEGISAFLEKRAPIYK, encoded by the coding sequence ATGACCGCCGAACTACTCGCCGCGCGCCCCGCCGAAAGCGAATCGACGCTCGTGCTGACGCTATCGAACCCCGGCGCGCGCAACGCGTTGCATCCTGACATGTACGCGGCCGGCATCGAAGCGATCGAAACGGCCGAACGCGACGCATCGGTACGCGCGATCGTGCTGACCGGCGCCGACCAGTTCTTCTGCGCGGGCGGCAATCTGAACCGGCTGCTTGAAAACCGCGCGAAGGATCCGTCCGTGCAGGCGCGCAATATCGACCTGCTCGGCGAATGGATCGCGACCCTGCAGGCATCGACGAAACCGGTGATTGCCGCGGTCGAAGGCGCGGCAGCCGGCGCCGGTTTTTCGCTCGCGCTTGCGTGCGACCTCATCGTCGCCGCCGACGATGCGAAATTCGTGATGTCGTATGCGCGCGTGGGCCTCACGCCCGACGGCGGCGCGTCGTGGTTTCTCACACGCGCCTTGCCGCGTCAGGTCGCAACCGAGGTGCTGATCGAAGGTAAGCCGATTGGCGCGGCGCGTCTGTACGAACTCGGCGTGGTGAACCGGCTCGCGAAACCGGGCGCGGTGCGCGACACGGCGCTCGCATGGGCCGACGAACTCGGCAAGCTGTCGCCGAATGCGACCACGCGCATCAAGGCGCTGATCGGCGCGGCCGGCACACAGCCGCTCGACGCGCATCTCGTTGCGGAACGCGACAGCTTCGTTGCGTCGCTCCAGCATCGCGATGCGCTCGAAGGCATCAGCGCGTTCCTTGAAAAACGCGCGCCCATTTACAAGTAA